In one Candidatus Nealsonbacteria bacterium genomic region, the following are encoded:
- the ftsZ gene encoding cell division protein FtsZ has protein sequence MQSTTKIKVVGVGGSGLNAISRMAAVKIQGVDLIVINADVQDLEKARADFKLQIGKITTKGLGAGMNPKIGEMAAQESKEEIREILKGADMVFVTCGLGGGVGTGAAPVVADIARKDGALTVAVVTKPFSFEGIPRKKIAERGLENLRNKVDTLLVIPNDRILKIVEPTTSVFSAFWFCDEILRQAVQGISDLITLPGIINVDFADLRSIMKNAGPALLGVGRASGEKRIEKALNLALHSPLLDDTVFKKGKAVLFNVSGGKDLTMTEVNTAAQMIRDFIDPEAKVIFGAVQNKDLIEGEVKIMVIITGF, from the coding sequence ATGCAATCTACAACAAAAATTAAAGTAGTGGGAGTAGGGGGATCAGGATTAAATGCTATCTCTCGGATGGCTGCTGTCAAAATTCAAGGAGTGGATTTAATTGTTATTAATGCCGACGTTCAGGACTTAGAGAAAGCTCGGGCAGATTTCAAACTTCAGATTGGAAAAATAACCACCAAAGGTTTGGGAGCCGGCATGAACCCCAAAATAGGAGAGATGGCCGCCCAAGAAAGTAAAGAAGAGATCAGAGAAATTTTAAAAGGAGCAGATATGGTTTTTGTTACTTGTGGCCTGGGAGGAGGAGTGGGAACAGGAGCTGCTCCCGTTGTGGCCGATATTGCCAGGAAAGACGGAGCTCTAACAGTGGCCGTGGTAACAAAGCCTTTTTCTTTCGAAGGAATTCCTCGAAAGAAAATTGCAGAGAGAGGACTGGAGAATTTAAGAAACAAAGTTGATACTCTTTTGGTTATTCCCAATGACAGAATATTAAAAATAGTAGAACCCACAACTTCAGTTTTTTCTGCCTTCTGGTTTTGCGATGAAATTTTGAGACAAGCTGTCCAAGGAATTTCTGACTTAATTACTTTGCCAGGAATTATTAATGTTGATTTCGCTGATTTGAGATCTATCATGAAGAATGCGGGACCTGCTCTATTGGGGGTGGGGAGAGCGAGCGGAGAGAAAAGAATCGAAAAGGCCCTTAATCTGGCTCTTCATTCGCCTTTGCTTGACGACACCGTTTTTAAAAAAGGAAAGGCGGTACTTTTTAATGTGAGCGGAGGAAAAGATTTAACAATGACCGAAGTCAACACAGCCGCTCAGATGATCAGAGATTTTATTGATCCAGAAGCTAAGGTAATTTTTGGAGCAGTTCAGAATAAAGACTTAATCGAAGGAGAGGTGAAAATAATGGTCATTATTACTGGATTTTGA
- the ybeY gene encoding rRNA maturation RNase YbeY, with translation MVIEINNLTAVFLDKKLLLGIAKKTLKEAKIKGEVELSIVFVGRTRIKEINKRYRGKNRVTDVLSFSEPKDLRTKFQVGPRKRIQNLGEIVICPNEVKKNARRFTPLGTIEARKKHKESKSLTGFSSAFKRELTKVLIHGILHLLGYDHEEDEQKAKKMQKKERRYLFQLTNSQKRRSVKA, from the coding sequence ATTGTGATTGAGATTAATAATCTTACTGCCGTTTTCCTTGATAAAAAATTACTATTGGGAATCGCCAAAAAAACCCTAAAAGAGGCGAAGATAAAGGGCGAAGTAGAACTATCAATCGTTTTCGTGGGGCGCACGAGAATAAAGGAAATCAATAAAAGATATCGAGGCAAAAATAGGGTAACTGACGTTTTATCTTTCTCAGAGCCGAAAGATTTACGAACAAAATTTCAAGTAGGGCCAAGAAAAAGAATTCAGAACTTGGGTGAAATAGTTATTTGTCCAAATGAGGTTAAAAAAAACGCCAGAAGATTTACCCCATTAGGGACCATAGAAGCAAGGAAGAAACATAAAGAGAGCAAATCTCTAACAGGGTTCAGTTCAGCATTTAAAAGAGAACTGACAAAGGTTTTAATTCACGGTATTTTACATCTTTTAGGATACGACCACGAAGAAGATGAACAGAAGGCTAAGAAAATGCAAAAGAAAGAAAGGCGTTATCTTTTCCAACTCACAAATTCCCAAAAGCGCAGAAGCGTAAAAGCATAA
- a CDS encoding GatB/YqeY domain-containing protein, with amino-acid sequence MSIKEEITINLKEYLKEKKETEVSVLRQLLAEILNKEKEKRNRLAKKKKEINEEELKKESQLTEEEIIEAVFSETKKRKEAIAGFQKGEREDLAEKEQKELEILKKYLPEQLSKEEIKKLAKETIDRIGASGQKDMGKVIGELIPKVKGKAEGSLISQIVKELLAP; translated from the coding sequence ATGTCTATCAAGGAAGAAATTACAATTAATTTAAAAGAATATTTAAAAGAGAAGAAAGAAACCGAAGTTTCGGTTTTGAGGCAGCTTTTAGCCGAGATTTTAAATAAAGAAAAAGAGAAAAGAAATAGATTAGCCAAAAAGAAGAAGGAGATAAATGAGGAAGAGCTAAAAAAAGAAAGCCAGCTGACCGAAGAAGAGATAATTGAAGCCGTTTTTTCTGAGACTAAGAAAAGAAAAGAAGCGATAGCAGGGTTTCAAAAAGGCGAAAGAGAAGACTTGGCAGAAAAAGAACAGAAAGAATTAGAGATTTTAAAAAAATATCTGCCAGAACAGCTATCAAAAGAAGAAATCAAGAAATTAGCCAAAGAAACCATTGATAGGATTGGGGCTTCCGGCCAAAAAGATATGGGCAAGGTAATAGGAGAATTAATACCCAAAGTTAAAGGAAAGGCCGAGGGCAGTCTTATCAGTCAAATAGTAAAAGAATTACTTGCCCCGTAG
- a CDS encoding ribonucleoside triphosphate reductase, whose translation MFRNKITKIKKRDDTIVKFEQKKITDAIFKSITATGQGDGKKSKRVSNKMVQILNRRFKAEEIPHVEQVQDIVEEILILEGLVEAAKAYILYREQRRIIREAVGMVDESVEMLDKYIEEIDWQVQENANMAYSLQGLNHYGVSNITKRYWLNKIYPREIREAVESGDFHLHNLDTLGPYCMGWDLYDLLIKGFGGVTGKTESKPAKHFQTALGQLVNFFYTLQGECAGAVAVASFDTLLAPFIRYDGLTYREVKQSIQEFMFNCSIPTRVGFQCPFTNLTLDIKPSPTLAKQPVIIGGKSQKETYGEFQEEMDVFNRAFYETMLEGDARGRPFHFPIPTINITKDFDWQDPNLNPMWEATAKYGINYFANFIRSDMKPEDTRSMCCRLRLDNRELYQRGGGLFGSYPLTGSVGVVTINLPRIGYLSKTKREFFEKLGKMMDLAKESLDIKRKTLEDFVEKGLYPYSKRYLEGMKKMRGQYFGNHFSTIGLVGMNEALLNFIGENIGSRRGLRFASEILEFMRERLVKYQKDSVNLYNLEATPAEATAYRLALKDKEKYPDIITAGTKEVPYYTNSSQLPVDYTDDAFGALKLQDNLQKKYTGGTVLHLFLGERISDIETVKALIKKTFNNFYLPYITITPTFSICPAHGYLAGEHFHCPQCIIKQPCEVYSRIVGYLRPVKQWNKGKQEEFNQRKEFKIKPAISQSELAKGELAKRKLVPF comes from the coding sequence ATGTTCCGCAATAAAATTACAAAAATTAAAAAAAGAGATGATACAATTGTAAAATTTGAGCAAAAAAAAATTACGGATGCTATTTTTAAATCTATAACTGCTACCGGCCAGGGCGACGGAAAGAAATCAAAAAGAGTTTCTAATAAAATGGTTCAAATTTTAAATCGTCGCTTTAAAGCCGAAGAAATCCCTCACGTTGAACAAGTCCAGGATATCGTTGAGGAGATTTTAATTTTAGAGGGATTAGTTGAGGCAGCCAAGGCCTATATTTTATACCGAGAGCAGAGAAGAATAATTCGAGAAGCAGTCGGAATGGTAGATGAATCGGTAGAAATGTTAGATAAATATATCGAAGAGATTGACTGGCAGGTTCAAGAAAATGCTAATATGGCTTATTCTTTACAGGGCTTAAATCATTACGGGGTTTCAAATATTACTAAAAGATATTGGTTAAACAAAATCTATCCAAGAGAAATCAGAGAAGCTGTCGAATCGGGCGACTTCCATTTGCACAACTTAGATACCTTGGGCCCATATTGCATGGGTTGGGATCTTTATGATTTATTAATAAAGGGATTTGGCGGAGTTACCGGCAAAACAGAATCCAAACCGGCCAAGCATTTTCAAACAGCTTTAGGACAATTAGTTAATTTCTTTTATACGCTTCAGGGGGAATGCGCGGGAGCTGTAGCTGTTGCTAGTTTTGATACTTTGTTAGCTCCCTTCATTAGATATGACGGCCTAACCTACAGAGAAGTCAAACAATCAATTCAGGAGTTTATGTTTAATTGTTCAATTCCCACGCGGGTAGGGTTCCAATGTCCTTTTACAAATTTAACTTTAGACATTAAACCTTCCCCAACCCTGGCTAAACAGCCAGTAATTATCGGCGGCAAGTCCCAAAAGGAAACTTACGGTGAGTTTCAAGAAGAGATGGATGTTTTCAACAGAGCGTTTTACGAGACAATGTTAGAAGGAGACGCCAGAGGAAGGCCCTTTCATTTCCCCATTCCTACTATTAATATTACCAAAGATTTTGATTGGCAAGACCCTAATTTAAATCCGATGTGGGAAGCTACGGCTAAATATGGGATTAATTATTTTGCTAATTTTATTCGCTCAGACATGAAACCGGAAGATACCAGGAGTATGTGTTGTCGGCTTCGTCTTGACAATAGAGAGCTTTACCAGAGAGGGGGAGGGCTTTTCGGCTCTTATCCTCTAACCGGATCAGTAGGCGTGGTAACGATAAATTTGCCCCGAATAGGCTATCTTTCCAAAACTAAAAGAGAATTTTTCGAGAAATTAGGCAAGATGATGGACTTGGCTAAAGAGAGTTTAGATATCAAAAGGAAGACTTTAGAGGATTTTGTAGAAAAAGGACTTTATCCTTACTCTAAGCGTTATCTGGAAGGAATGAAGAAAATGAGGGGCCAGTATTTTGGTAATCACTTTTCAACCATTGGTTTAGTTGGGATGAACGAGGCCCTGCTTAATTTTATTGGAGAAAACATTGGGTCCCGACGGGGATTAAGATTTGCCAGCGAAATCTTAGAATTTATGAGAGAAAGATTAGTGAAATACCAGAAAGACAGCGTAAATTTGTATAATCTTGAGGCCACCCCCGCTGAAGCAACTGCTTATAGACTAGCCCTGAAAGATAAAGAAAAATATCCAGATATAATTACTGCCGGAACCAAAGAGGTACCTTATTATACCAACAGTTCACAATTACCCGTAGATTATACTGATGATGCTTTTGGGGCCCTGAAGCTTCAGGATAATCTTCAAAAAAAATATACTGGTGGTACGGTCTTGCACCTCTTTTTAGGAGAACGAATTTCTGATATTGAAACTGTTAAAGCATTGATTAAAAAAACCTTTAATAATTTTTATTTACCTTATATTACTATTACTCCCACCTTTTCAATTTGTCCCGCTCACGGGTATTTAGCTGGAGAACATTTTCACTGCCCCCAATGTATTATTAAACAACCTTGTGAAGTTTACTCACGAATTGTTGGATATCTAAGGCCGGTTAAGCAGTGGAACAAGGGCAAACAAGAAGAATTTAACCAAAGGAAAGAATTCAAAATTAAACCAGCCATTAGTCAAAGTGAGCTAGCTAAAGGTGAGCTAGCCAAAAGGAAACTGGTTCCGTTTTAA
- a CDS encoding glycosyltransferase yields the protein MLSIIIPVLNEVKYLESLIQSIKSQEFEEEYEIIVADGGSKDKTREIAKNYGCKVISGGSPSKGRNEGTKIAHGDLLFFIDADSVLPSNFFAELIREFKKRKLDLASYPVYPQGNIIDKILYGIYNCFAWATQRFLPHVTQTILIKKEIHQQIGGFDESITIGEDHAYAREGAKHGKFGFLTKVPSVLTSVRRFEREGRFKTYSIFLLTGLYMLFFAKFKSDIFKYHKSDKNHQNLKKT from the coding sequence ATGTTAAGCATTATTATTCCAGTCCTGAACGAAGTAAAATACCTTGAATCTTTAATACAATCTATTAAGAGCCAAGAGTTTGAAGAAGAGTACGAAATTATTGTGGCTGACGGTGGATCTAAAGATAAAACTCGAGAAATTGCCAAGAATTACGGCTGTAAAGTGATCTCTGGAGGATCGCCATCCAAAGGAAGAAACGAAGGAACCAAAATCGCCCATGGAGATTTATTGTTTTTTATTGATGCTGATTCCGTCCTGCCCTCGAATTTTTTTGCCGAATTAATTCGAGAATTTAAAAAAAGAAAATTAGACTTAGCTTCTTATCCAGTTTATCCTCAGGGGAATATAATAGATAAAATTTTATACGGTATCTATAATTGCTTTGCCTGGGCAACTCAGAGATTTCTGCCCCATGTCACCCAAACCATTTTAATTAAAAAAGAAATCCACCAACAAATCGGTGGCTTTGATGAAAGTATAACCATTGGTGAAGATCATGCTTATGCTCGCGAAGGAGCAAAACATGGTAAGTTTGGTTTTTTAACAAAAGTGCCTTCAGTTTTAACTTCTGTACGGAGATTTGAGAGGGAAGGAAGATTTAAGACATATTCAATATTTCTTCTTACTGGTCTTTATATGCTTTTTTTTGCCAAATTTAAATCAGACATCTTTAAATACCACAAATCTGATAAAAACCACCAAAATTTAAAAAAAACTTGA
- a CDS encoding PDZ domain-containing protein, with product MSFYQLPKFNPVRNFLKKSKEKKSTGISNGIKKYKTSFHKIKFWKNQIFWMVILSIFISSIFGFLAGAISGSFFSSELKDYLQEFNIGFFRPDKIQPQTTDKEETSPYLPQTLGEKTVIEVVKEVSPAVVSIIVMKDVSIPGFPFYYRTETEKREIGGGSGFIVSEDGLILTNKHVVSIKEADYIVFTNNGEKYEAEVLARDPGQDLAILKIEGGKFPLLNVGDSDELEIGQTVIAIGNALGEFRNTVSVGVISGLGRTITASGGGLVETLTDIIQTDAAINRGNSGGPLLNLRGEVIGINTAVALEAENIGFAIPINKAKRDIEQVKTLGKIIYPFLGVRYVIINQEIQTRNNLSVDYGAWIIRGDLPGETAVFPGSAAEKVGLQEGDIILEFNNEKITIKNTLAKVIMKYNPGDKVVLEVLRDGQKKVFQVTLDEKSG from the coding sequence ATGTCATTTTATCAATTACCAAAGTTTAACCCCGTTAGAAATTTTTTGAAGAAATCCAAAGAAAAAAAATCAACGGGGATTTCTAACGGAATTAAAAAATATAAGACTTCATTTCATAAAATAAAATTCTGGAAAAACCAAATTTTCTGGATGGTTATTTTAAGTATATTTATTTCTTCAATATTTGGTTTTTTAGCTGGAGCCATATCAGGAAGTTTTTTTTCTTCAGAATTAAAAGATTACCTTCAAGAGTTCAATATTGGATTTTTTCGACCCGATAAAATTCAGCCTCAAACAACCGACAAAGAAGAAACTTCCCCATATCTTCCTCAAACTCTAGGCGAAAAGACGGTAATCGAAGTTGTCAAAGAAGTTTCTCCGGCCGTGGTTAGTATCATTGTTATGAAAGATGTGTCAATACCTGGATTTCCTTTTTATTATCGAACCGAGACAGAAAAACGGGAGATTGGCGGAGGGAGTGGTTTCATTGTGTCCGAAGACGGTTTAATTCTAACCAACAAACACGTCGTTTCGATTAAAGAGGCAGATTATATAGTTTTCACCAACAATGGAGAAAAGTATGAGGCTGAAGTTTTGGCTCGTGATCCTGGTCAAGACTTGGCGATCCTCAAAATAGAAGGAGGAAAATTTCCTCTCTTAAACGTTGGCGATTCAGACGAATTAGAAATCGGCCAAACCGTAATTGCCATTGGCAATGCTCTGGGAGAGTTTAGAAATACTGTATCGGTTGGGGTAATCTCTGGACTGGGAAGGACGATAACTGCTTCTGGCGGAGGATTAGTTGAAACATTAACTGATATTATTCAGACTGATGCCGCTATCAATAGGGGAAATTCTGGGGGTCCTCTTTTGAACCTTAGAGGAGAAGTGATCGGGATTAATACAGCCGTGGCTCTTGAGGCAGAAAACATTGGTTTTGCCATCCCCATTAATAAGGCCAAAAGAGATATCGAGCAGGTAAAAACTTTAGGAAAGATTATTTATCCTTTTTTGGGGGTTCGTTACGTTATAATTAATCAGGAAATTCAAACGAGGAATAATCTGTCAGTAGATTACGGAGCCTGGATTATTAGAGGAGATTTGCCGGGAGAGACGGCCGTTTTCCCGGGATCTGCAGCTGAAAAAGTGGGCTTACAAGAAGGGGACATAATTTTAGAATTTAATAATGAGAAAATTACTATCAAGAATACTTTGGCTAAAGTTATTATGAAATATAACCCAGGAGATAAAGTAGTCTTGGAAGTTTTAAGAGATGGTCAGAAAAAAGTTTTTCAAGTAACCTTAGACGAAAAAAGCGGGTAA
- a CDS encoding ComEC family competence protein → MTQSRIFFYFCLAFIGGIFINSLIYIPQLLMLGIVILGILLISVFWTHKKIVIIGFCILFLVAGAWRHQAVELKIANNELRIFNDRKETVTLAGIITTEPDVREKSIKLTIDNLTIETEVGPLFVNGKVLVTISRYPEYEYGDKLKIAGKLETPQQFEDFNYKDYLKKDGIYSVMYFPEIEVIEKDQGNFLYAKILSFKNKLRESIYRNLSPPQSSILGAMVLGDKRKMSDDLKEKLNIVGVRHITAVSGLHVAILASILMTLLIGLGFWRQQAFYFSIVLIALFIIMTGLQSSAIRAGIMAGLFLLAQHVGRMNTSSRTIVFAAAVMLVLNPLLLRLDVGFQLSFLAMMGIIYLLPIFREWLRFIPEERFFNLRSILAMTLSAQIFTLPILVYNFGRMSLVGVSANILIVPLLYWIMIFGFISALIGIFWQPLGWILSWPAWFLLNYVTKIVDWFSQIPLASLTLEISWIWLIISYLILVYFIWRLQEKQKLRFLNY, encoded by the coding sequence ATGACGCAATCTAGAATCTTTTTTTATTTCTGTCTTGCTTTTATCGGCGGCATTTTTATTAATTCTCTTATTTACATTCCCCAGCTATTAATGCTGGGCATTGTAATTTTAGGCATTCTATTAATCTCGGTTTTTTGGACACATAAAAAAATCGTTATAATCGGTTTCTGTATTTTATTCTTAGTGGCTGGGGCGTGGCGACATCAGGCGGTTGAATTAAAAATTGCGAATAATGAATTGAGAATATTTAACGACCGAAAAGAAACTGTCACTTTAGCAGGCATTATTACAACAGAGCCGGATGTTAGAGAAAAAAGCATCAAATTAACAATAGATAATCTAACAATCGAAACAGAGGTCGGGCCTCTGTTTGTTAATGGTAAGGTTTTGGTTACAATTAGTAGATACCCTGAATATGAATATGGTGACAAGTTGAAAATTGCCGGGAAATTAGAAACCCCACAGCAATTCGAAGATTTTAATTATAAAGACTATCTAAAGAAAGATGGAATTTATTCTGTGATGTATTTTCCCGAAATTGAAGTTATTGAGAAAGATCAAGGAAATTTCCTCTATGCTAAAATTTTATCTTTTAAAAATAAATTAAGAGAAAGTATTTATCGGAATTTATCTCCTCCCCAGAGCTCAATATTGGGAGCTATGGTTTTGGGAGACAAGAGGAAAATGTCAGATGATCTTAAAGAAAAGTTAAATATCGTTGGGGTAAGGCATATTACTGCTGTTTCAGGACTTCACGTGGCAATATTGGCCAGCATTCTGATGACTTTATTAATTGGTCTCGGTTTTTGGCGCCAACAAGCATTTTATTTCTCAATAGTTTTAATTGCCCTTTTTATTATAATGACCGGCCTTCAATCATCAGCCATTCGAGCTGGGATTATGGCCGGCCTCTTTCTCTTGGCCCAACATGTAGGGAGAATGAATACTTCTTCTCGGACAATTGTCTTTGCTGCGGCTGTAATGTTAGTCCTAAACCCTTTGCTTTTAAGATTAGACGTTGGCTTTCAGCTTTCTTTTTTGGCAATGATGGGCATAATTTATCTTTTGCCAATCTTTAGGGAATGGTTAAGATTTATTCCCGAAGAGAGATTTTTTAATTTGAGAAGTATTCTAGCTATGACTCTCTCTGCTCAGATTTTCACCTTGCCAATTTTGGTCTATAATTTTGGCAGAATGTCTTTAGTCGGGGTTTCCGCCAATATTTTAATTGTCCCTCTACTTTACTGGATTATGATTTTCGGTTTTATTTCTGCTTTAATTGGCATATTTTGGCAGCCCTTGGGCTGGATTCTTTCCTGGCCAGCCTGGTTCCTACTAAACTATGTGACAAAAATAGTTGATTGGTTCTCTCAGATACCTTTGGCCTCTTTGACCTTAGAAATCTCTTGGATTTGGCTGATAATTTCCTATTTAATTTTGGTTTATTTTATTTGGCGATTACAAGAAAAACAAAAACTAAGATTTTTAAATTACTGA
- a CDS encoding anaerobic ribonucleoside-triphosphate reductase activating protein: MANCQLLIGGLQKLTLIDFPCKLSCTVFTVGCNFRCPFCYASELVLPEKIKNHPKILEKEFFSFLKERKGLLEGVVICGGEPTIHKDLPSFIKKIKKLGYLVKLDTNGSNPKMLKGLIDKQLIDYVAMDIKAPKERYKIVAGKAVNIKNIEKSIIILKENKINFEFRTTIIPNLLKKEDIIKIARWIQDSPKYFLQNFRPEKTINPKFDKVKPYPQKYLLEIQKAISPFFGICQIR, encoded by the coding sequence ATGGCTAATTGCCAGTTGTTAATCGGTGGTTTACAAAAATTAACCTTGATAGATTTTCCGTGCAAGCTATCTTGCACGGTTTTTACTGTCGGGTGTAACTTCAGGTGTCCTTTCTGTTATGCTTCAGAGCTTGTTTTGCCGGAAAAGATTAAAAACCATCCCAAAATTCTAGAAAAAGAATTTTTTAGTTTTTTGAAAGAAAGAAAAGGACTCTTGGAAGGAGTAGTTATTTGCGGTGGAGAGCCAACTATCCATAAAGATTTGCCAAGTTTTATAAAAAAAATTAAAAAGTTAGGTTATTTAGTCAAGCTTGACACCAATGGCTCGAACCCCAAGATGCTTAAAGGTTTGATTGATAAACAATTGATTGATTATGTGGCCATGGATATTAAAGCACCAAAAGAAAGATATAAAATAGTTGCGGGAAAAGCAGTAAACATTAAAAACATTGAAAAAAGCATTATAATTTTAAAAGAGAATAAAATTAATTTTGAATTTCGAACTACTATTATTCCCAATCTTCTGAAAAAAGAAGATATTATAAAGATTGCTCGTTGGATTCAGGATTCCCCGAAATATTTTTTACAGAATTTTCGCCCAGAAAAAACAATTAATCCTAAATTCGACAAGGTTAAACCCTATCCTCAAAAATATCTTTTGGAAATCCAAAAAGCCATTTCTCCATTTTTTGGAATCTGCCAAATAAGGTAA
- a CDS encoding class I SAM-dependent methyltransferase — MSKEFTLKNKYYRYLPLRSLLDRIIKHMTAKTVDVFEEFIEPGEKVLDIGAGGGWISRELQKRKDAKITLLDVIDFNQTDFKLVLYDGKKIPFLADNFDVSFLICVLHHCEKPVEVLKETARVTKDKIIIIEDVYSLSFGRFVLYFKDIVTNLAFCLLTKFVKETTNMPFNFKKISEWEKIFEKANLKVIYKKKYPSLLITQQVLFVVKKINKS, encoded by the coding sequence ATGAGCAAAGAATTCACCCTTAAAAACAAATATTACCGTTATCTTCCTTTGAGATCATTGCTGGATAGAATAATAAAACACATGACCGCGAAAACAGTAGATGTTTTCGAAGAGTTTATCGAACCAGGAGAAAAAGTTTTAGATATTGGGGCGGGAGGAGGATGGATTAGCAGGGAACTCCAAAAGAGGAAAGACGCAAAGATTACTCTTTTAGATGTGATTGATTTCAATCAGACTGATTTTAAGTTGGTTCTCTATGACGGCAAAAAGATACCATTTCTTGCAGATAATTTCGATGTGTCTTTCTTGATATGCGTTCTTCATCACTGTGAAAAACCCGTAGAAGTTTTAAAAGAAACTGCTCGAGTAACAAAAGATAAAATAATTATCATTGAAGACGTATATAGTTTAAGCTTTGGCAGATTCGTACTTTATTTTAAAGATATAGTTACGAATTTGGCGTTTTGTCTTTTGACTAAATTCGTGAAAGAAACTACCAATATGCCGTTTAATTTTAAAAAAATTTCTGAATGGGAAAAAATTTTTGAAAAAGCGAACCTCAAAGTTATTTATAAAAAGAAATATCCCTCGCTCCTTATAACTCAGCAGGTATTATTTGTTGTTAAAAAAATAAATAAATCTTAA
- the ftsA gene encoding cell division protein FtsA: MLKAKFITGLDIGSENIKILVVEERKGDSEPEVLKYFRFPSEGIRKGTIINVEQASNSLRSALEEFQNSFEQKINSAIVNISGSHIFSTPSRGVIAVSRADQKISPEDIDRVLQAAQTFSLPSNKEVLDTIVKEFIIDGEKGIKEPLGMKGIRLEAEILALCGFSPYIKNLTDTVLNAGLQIQDIFVSPLASSRAVLTPRQKELGVVLLDIGAGTTSLAVFEEGDLIQASIFPIGSGHITNDIAIGLRCDIDTAERIKLEYGSCFLHSGKKKEKIKNIHKEEPLVFSLKMLGKIIEARISEIFDLTNKELKKIARQGKLPAGVVLTGGGAKLPKIGEMAKKELKLSCKIGYPKGIAGLEQDPSFALVAGLVLSGLDSEQEQPVFGEKFTTKIKKIFKIFIP, encoded by the coding sequence ATGCTGAAGGCTAAATTCATCACTGGTCTTGATATCGGGTCAGAAAACATAAAGATTTTAGTAGTGGAAGAAAGAAAAGGCGATTCAGAGCCCGAAGTTTTAAAATATTTTCGTTTTCCGTCAGAGGGCATTAGGAAAGGAACAATAATTAATGTTGAACAAGCCTCTAATAGTCTTCGTTCGGCCCTGGAAGAATTTCAGAATTCATTTGAGCAAAAAATTAATTCAGCTATTGTAAATATTAGTGGTAGCCACATTTTTTCTACTCCTTCTCGGGGGGTAATTGCTGTTTCGAGGGCTGATCAGAAGATTTCTCCGGAAGATATTGATAGAGTGCTTCAGGCTGCCCAGACATTTTCTTTACCCTCTAATAAAGAAGTCTTAGATACTATTGTTAAAGAATTTATTATTGATGGAGAAAAAGGCATTAAAGAACCCTTGGGGATGAAGGGCATAAGGCTGGAAGCAGAAATTTTAGCTCTTTGTGGATTCTCTCCTTATATTAAGAATTTAACTGATACCGTTCTAAACGCCGGCCTTCAGATTCAAGATATTTTTGTTTCTCCTTTGGCTTCCTCGAGAGCAGTTCTGACCCCCAGGCAGAAAGAACTGGGAGTTGTTCTTTTGGACATAGGGGCGGGTACAACCAGCCTGGCTGTTTTTGAAGAAGGAGACCTGATTCAGGCCTCTATTTTTCCAATTGGCTCCGGCCATATTACTAATGATATTGCCATTGGGTTAAGGTGTGACATAGATACTGCTGAAAGAATAAAACTGGAGTATGGTTCTTGTTTTCTTCATAGCGGAAAAAAGAAAGAAAAGATTAAAAACATCCACAAAGAAGAGCCTTTAGTTTTTTCTCTAAAAATGTTAGGAAAGATTATTGAAGCTAGGATTTCAGAAATTTTTGACCTAACCAACAAAGAACTTAAAAAAATTGCTCGTCAAGGTAAACTTCCCGCAGGTGTTGTTTTAACCGGTGGAGGGGCGAAATTACCCAAAATAGGAGAGATGGCCAAGAAAGAACTAAAGCTGTCCTGCAAGATTGGTTATCCCAAAGGCATTGCAGGCCTGGAGCAAGATCCTTCTTTTGCTTTGGTTGCTGGTTTGGTTTTGAGCGGATTAGACTCTGAACAAGAGCAGCCAGTCTTTGGCGAAAAGTTTACCACCAAAATTAAAAAAATATTTAAAATTTTTATTCCATAA